One Actinomycetota bacterium genomic window carries:
- a CDS encoding SDR family oxidoreductase, whose protein sequence is MTIALITGASAGLGFALADALADRGWTLVIDARGADALEQARLGLRARTEVVAIPGDVTDPAHRKALLTAAGRLGRLDLLVNNASHLGPSPQPRLEHYPLSELSRVYEVDVFSPLVLTQLALPLLAASDGVVVNVSSDAAVEPYPGWGGYGSAKAALDQMTAVLAVEHPSLDVYAFDPGDMRTQMHQQAFPGEDISDRPEPATVVPAFIHLIEARPPSGRYRASDILSAPVVP, encoded by the coding sequence ATGACCATCGCACTCATCACCGGGGCGTCGGCCGGCCTCGGGTTCGCGCTGGCGGACGCACTCGCCGACCGCGGATGGACGCTCGTCATCGACGCGCGAGGGGCAGACGCTCTCGAACAGGCGCGTCTCGGGCTCAGGGCCCGCACCGAAGTCGTCGCGATCCCGGGCGACGTCACCGATCCGGCACATCGCAAGGCCCTCCTCACGGCCGCCGGGCGGCTTGGGCGTCTCGATCTGCTGGTGAACAACGCGAGTCACCTCGGCCCCAGCCCACAACCCCGTCTCGAGCATTACCCGCTCAGCGAGCTCTCCCGCGTGTACGAGGTGGACGTTTTCTCTCCGCTCGTGCTGACCCAATTGGCTTTGCCCCTGCTCGCGGCGTCCGACGGTGTCGTCGTCAACGTCAGCTCGGATGCGGCGGTCGAGCCGTACCCGGGGTGGGGCGGCTACGGCTCGGCGAAAGCTGCGCTCGACCAGATGACGGCAGTGTTGGCCGTGGAGCATCCGAGCCTCGACGTGTACGCGTTCGACCCGGGTGACATGCGTACCCAGATGCATCAGCAAGCCTTCCCCGGCGAGGACATCTCGGATCGGCCCGAGCCGGCCACGGTCGTCCCTGCGTTCATCCACCTCATCGAGGCTCGGCCCCCGAGCGGACGGTATCGAGCGTCGGACATCCTCTCGGCGCCGGTGGTTCCATGA
- a CDS encoding enoyl-CoA hydratase/isomerase family protein produces MIDKTFKEEIAILRIEHGPVNALDAELLAALADTLDDVEGRAQAIVLTGTGPAFSAGADLIRLLEEGSHYVEAARPHASRAFERMFTISRPVVAAINGHAIAGGCVIALACDHRIMASGDHRLGLAELKVGVPFPAWALEIVRFAVPAPHLQRLIYSGRLATPDEALVLGLVDEIVAPDQLMERALVIARRLASIPAATFALTKRSLRDPFAERARTAGPIDDEGMAVWASSETRESVRRFIDRTLGSA; encoded by the coding sequence GTGATCGACAAGACCTTCAAGGAAGAGATCGCGATCCTGCGCATCGAGCACGGCCCGGTCAATGCTCTCGACGCCGAGCTGCTCGCGGCGCTGGCCGATACGCTCGACGATGTCGAGGGTCGGGCACAGGCGATCGTTCTCACCGGCACCGGTCCCGCCTTTTCTGCCGGAGCGGACCTTATCCGGCTCCTCGAGGAAGGGAGCCACTACGTCGAGGCCGCTCGCCCACACGCCTCGCGCGCGTTCGAGCGGATGTTCACGATCTCTCGGCCTGTCGTCGCAGCGATCAACGGCCACGCGATCGCGGGTGGGTGTGTCATCGCGCTGGCGTGCGACCACCGGATCATGGCCTCGGGAGATCATCGCCTCGGCCTTGCCGAGCTCAAGGTAGGAGTGCCGTTCCCGGCTTGGGCGCTCGAGATCGTCCGGTTCGCCGTCCCAGCGCCCCATCTGCAGCGCCTGATCTACTCGGGTCGCCTCGCCACACCCGATGAAGCGCTCGTCTTAGGGCTCGTCGATGAGATCGTGGCGCCCGATCAGCTGATGGAGCGAGCGCTGGTGATCGCCCGGCGCCTCGCTTCGATCCCGGCCGCCACGTTCGCGCTCACGAAGCGAAGCCTGCGAGATCCGTTCGCAGAGCGGGCCCGCACGGCCGGTCCGATCGACGACGAAGGCATGGCCGTGTGGGCTTCCTCCGAGACACGCGAGTCGGTTCGAAGATTCATCGACCGCACGCTCGGCAGTGCGTAG
- a CDS encoding STAS domain-containing protein — translation MADTLCRVEVDRSAGIPVARLAGEVDVSNVDYIAAELEAAAGREPIFVVDLARTDYFDSAGIRLLFTLAIRLKTRRQELRVIVPPGAIVRRVLEITDFVRVVPVFESLDSALGSPAA, via the coding sequence GTGGCTGACACCCTGTGCCGGGTCGAGGTCGATCGCTCCGCCGGGATCCCGGTTGCGCGGCTCGCCGGGGAGGTAGACGTCTCCAACGTGGATTACATCGCTGCCGAGTTGGAGGCCGCCGCCGGGAGAGAGCCGATCTTCGTGGTGGATCTCGCGAGGACCGACTACTTCGACAGCGCCGGCATCCGTCTGCTCTTCACCCTGGCCATCAGGCTGAAGACGCGCCGCCAGGAGCTCCGCGTGATCGTGCCGCCCGGCGCCATCGTCCGGCGCGTGCTCGAGATCACGGACTTCGTGCGGGTCGTTCCGGTCTTCGAAAGCCTCGACTCGGCGCTCGGCTCGCCTGCTGCATAG
- a CDS encoding S-adenosylmethionine:tRNA ribosyltransferase-isomerase has protein sequence MTRFELPDELSAAAPAEARGLARDEVRLLVVDPDRIEHARFRDIGRFLEAGDLLVVNTSGTVNAALDALRADGGPVVVHFSSPLEDGTWVVELRTAPRAAKPVLDAAPGEILRLPRGTTLTLDTQYPSQEANVLPHRGTRLWRARIGGGQITRLLAREGRPITYGYISGRWPAAFYQTVFANEPGSAEMPSAARPFTTELVTRLVSSGIAIAPIVLHTGVSSQEFGEPPIAERFRVAAATANLVDWTRRAGGRVIAVGTTVVRALESAAVRDGSIAPARGWTDLVLSSDHPARVVNGLVTGMHTPDASHLLLLEAVVGPGMVQRAYDAALEHRYLWHEFGDLTLLLPEREG, from the coding sequence ATGACGCGCTTCGAACTGCCGGACGAGCTGTCGGCCGCAGCGCCGGCCGAGGCCCGGGGCCTGGCCCGCGACGAGGTTCGCCTCCTCGTCGTCGATCCCGACCGCATCGAGCACGCTCGATTCCGCGACATCGGTCGCTTCCTGGAGGCGGGGGACCTGCTCGTCGTCAATACATCCGGCACCGTGAACGCGGCCCTCGACGCCCTTCGAGCGGACGGAGGGCCCGTGGTCGTCCACTTCTCGTCCCCGCTCGAGGACGGAACATGGGTCGTCGAGCTACGCACCGCGCCGCGCGCGGCGAAGCCGGTGCTGGACGCCGCCCCAGGAGAAATCTTAAGGCTGCCGAGGGGAACGACCTTGACCCTCGACACTCAGTATCCGTCGCAAGAAGCGAACGTCCTCCCTCACCGCGGCACGCGGCTATGGCGCGCGCGGATCGGCGGCGGCCAGATCACCAGACTTCTTGCCCGAGAGGGCCGACCGATCACCTACGGATACATCTCCGGGCGCTGGCCGGCGGCGTTTTATCAGACCGTCTTCGCGAACGAACCCGGAAGCGCAGAGATGCCGAGTGCGGCTCGTCCGTTCACGACCGAGCTCGTGACCCGGCTGGTCTCGTCCGGGATCGCGATCGCGCCGATCGTGCTCCACACAGGCGTCTCATCGCAGGAGTTCGGCGAGCCCCCGATCGCCGAGCGGTTCCGCGTTGCGGCCGCGACCGCCAACCTCGTCGACTGGACGCGCAGAGCCGGAGGCCGGGTGATCGCGGTCGGGACCACGGTCGTTCGGGCGCTTGAATCGGCAGCGGTGCGCGACGGCTCCATCGCGCCGGCGCGCGGATGGACGGATCTGGTACTCAGCTCGGACCACCCTGCGCGGGTTGTGAACGGCCTCGTGACCGGGATGCACACGCCGGACGCAAGCCATCTCCTGCTGCTCGAGGCGGTTGTCGGCCCGGGGATGGTCCAGCGAGCCTACGATGCCGCGCTCGAGCATCGGTATCTTTGGCACGAGTTCGGCGACCTGACCTTGCTGCTCCCGGAACGTGAAGGCTAG
- a CDS encoding LLM class flavin-dependent oxidoreductase, which yields MELGVYTFAQLEPNPSDGEAISPAQRTRDLMEEIELSDQVGLEVFAVGEHHRPDFVVSAPAVVLGAAAVRTKKIRLSSAVTVLSSDDPVRVFQDFATVDLLSGGRAEIMAGRGSFIESFPLFGYDLEDYDALFAEKLELLVQLQKSERIRWSGTFRSAINDLGVYPRPVQEQIPIWVAVGGNPESAVRAGRLGLPMAIAIIGGMPERFKYFADLHREAARQAGHAQPALSINSHGYIADTSQQALDESFPSVSKVMNRIGRERGWSPMTRAQYDAAATIRGANFVGSPQQVIDKILFQHEIFNHDRFLVQFSVGTMPHGKIMRSIELFGTEVAPVVREEVARRSAAAATV from the coding sequence ATGGAACTAGGCGTCTATACCTTCGCGCAGCTCGAGCCCAACCCGTCCGACGGCGAGGCGATCAGCCCTGCCCAGCGGACGCGCGATCTTATGGAAGAGATCGAGCTGTCCGATCAGGTCGGGCTGGAGGTGTTCGCCGTCGGGGAGCACCACCGTCCGGACTTCGTCGTCTCCGCTCCCGCGGTCGTGCTAGGGGCAGCCGCGGTCCGGACCAAGAAGATCAGGCTTTCGAGCGCCGTCACGGTGTTGAGCTCCGACGACCCCGTGCGGGTCTTCCAGGACTTCGCCACGGTGGACCTTCTGTCGGGGGGCCGTGCTGAGATCATGGCCGGACGCGGCTCGTTCATCGAGTCGTTCCCGCTCTTCGGTTACGACCTGGAGGACTACGACGCGCTCTTCGCCGAGAAGCTGGAGCTGCTGGTACAGCTTCAGAAGTCGGAAAGGATCCGGTGGTCGGGCACGTTCCGGTCTGCGATCAACGACCTCGGCGTCTACCCACGTCCCGTTCAGGAGCAGATCCCTATCTGGGTGGCGGTCGGGGGCAACCCGGAGTCGGCCGTTCGAGCCGGGCGCCTCGGCCTCCCGATGGCGATCGCGATCATCGGGGGGATGCCGGAACGATTCAAGTACTTCGCCGACCTCCACCGCGAGGCTGCGCGACAGGCCGGCCACGCGCAACCGGCGCTGAGCATCAACTCGCACGGCTACATCGCCGACACGTCGCAGCAGGCGCTCGACGAATCCTTCCCGTCCGTGTCGAAGGTGATGAACCGGATCGGCCGGGAGCGCGGATGGTCGCCGATGACGCGCGCGCAGTACGACGCGGCGGCGACCATCCGGGGCGCGAACTTCGTCGGAAGCCCGCAGCAGGTGATCGACAAGATCCTCTTCCAGCATGAGATCTTCAACCACGACCGCTTCCTGGTTCAGTTCAGCGTCGGAACGATGCCGCACGGGAAGATCATGCGGTCCATCGAGCTGTTCGGGACCGAGGTCGCTCCCGTCGTCCGCGAGGAAGTCGCTCGACGCTCGGCCGCTGCTGCGACGGTCTGA
- a CDS encoding SpoIIE family protein phosphatase: MEAAAIGVVYYVTAKLSLRLALVGESVTPLWPPTGIALVAFLWFGSRAWLGVAAAAFLVNLPISPNAAAAAGIAAGNTVAPLIARRLLQALDFRVELDRLQDALALVFAGALAAMTVSATAGTVSLLASGAVEGADFASTWSVWWTGDAMGILAIAPFLLSIRQVRVRGAPPIGRVVEAFVLFGGIAAASFSLHETARPVWVVVFPLLGWVAWRFKQRGAGPAALIVIVTATWAAANDSGPFAETGSLLQKMVMLQVFNAAVSFTSFFFAAIVAERERAVTERQRSIEREREVQARLYAREHQIAETLQRSLLPERLPDIPDVHAAARYIPAASELEVGGDWYDIIPMHDGRLGLGIGDVAGHGVGAAAAMGQVRSAFRAYLLEGLPPSQILERLNALLRELLPGAMATLACAQLDPETGIMRVARAGHPPPLLRSADGAVRIVEGGLAPPLGVIPVIGSEEVEIELPLSSTLLFYTDGLIERRRESLDQGFLRLQGVLAAAPEDLDAACDQIVEELLGDNGVADDAVLLAIRRVSLVGQPLHLSLPAQPERLAGIRRILGRWLRQNGSSPMDTADILVACTEACANVIQHAYPSKDGPIDIVASADGGAITIGVRDFGIWMPEASASDGSNRGLLLMRGLMDSVDVVSGPEGTNVLMRRRVGEAAQRG, from the coding sequence GTGGAAGCCGCGGCGATCGGGGTTGTCTACTACGTCACGGCGAAGCTGAGCCTGCGGCTCGCGTTGGTCGGCGAGAGTGTAACGCCGCTCTGGCCGCCGACCGGGATCGCGCTCGTCGCGTTTCTCTGGTTCGGCTCTCGAGCCTGGCTGGGCGTCGCCGCCGCGGCGTTCCTCGTCAACCTTCCGATCAGCCCGAACGCGGCGGCCGCAGCCGGCATCGCCGCCGGCAATACCGTCGCGCCGTTGATCGCGCGACGGCTTCTGCAGGCCCTCGACTTTCGCGTGGAGCTCGACCGTCTGCAAGACGCGCTCGCTCTCGTGTTCGCGGGTGCGCTCGCGGCGATGACCGTGAGCGCTACCGCGGGGACCGTTTCGTTGCTGGCATCGGGAGCGGTGGAGGGGGCCGACTTCGCCTCGACGTGGTCGGTGTGGTGGACCGGAGACGCGATGGGCATCCTCGCGATCGCGCCGTTCCTCCTTAGCATCCGGCAAGTACGCGTGCGGGGCGCGCCTCCGATCGGACGTGTCGTCGAAGCGTTCGTTCTCTTCGGGGGCATCGCGGCGGCTTCGTTCTCTCTCCACGAGACTGCCCGGCCGGTGTGGGTGGTGGTGTTCCCGCTGTTGGGCTGGGTGGCGTGGCGATTCAAACAACGCGGAGCCGGACCCGCCGCCCTCATCGTGATCGTCACCGCGACTTGGGCGGCGGCTAACGACAGCGGTCCCTTCGCCGAGACCGGCAGCTTGCTGCAGAAGATGGTGATGCTTCAGGTCTTCAATGCTGCCGTTTCGTTCACATCGTTCTTCTTCGCGGCGATTGTTGCCGAACGAGAGCGAGCGGTGACCGAGCGACAACGCTCGATCGAGCGTGAGCGCGAGGTGCAAGCCCGGCTCTACGCGCGAGAGCACCAGATCGCGGAGACCCTCCAGCGAAGCCTGCTGCCGGAGCGGTTGCCGGACATACCCGACGTGCATGCTGCGGCGCGATACATCCCTGCGGCGAGCGAGCTGGAGGTGGGTGGGGATTGGTACGACATCATCCCCATGCATGACGGCCGATTGGGGCTCGGGATCGGCGACGTCGCGGGTCACGGTGTGGGCGCCGCTGCGGCGATGGGTCAGGTGCGGTCGGCGTTCCGGGCGTACCTTCTCGAAGGGTTGCCCCCTTCTCAAATCCTCGAGCGGCTGAACGCTTTGTTACGCGAGCTGCTCCCCGGGGCGATGGCGACCCTTGCTTGTGCCCAGCTGGACCCGGAGACGGGGATCATGCGCGTCGCCCGTGCCGGTCATCCGCCGCCACTTCTGCGCTCGGCGGACGGCGCCGTCCGCATCGTGGAAGGTGGTCTGGCTCCTCCGCTGGGGGTGATCCCCGTCATCGGTTCGGAAGAGGTGGAGATCGAGCTTCCCCTCAGTTCGACGCTTCTCTTCTACACAGACGGGCTCATCGAAAGACGCCGAGAGTCGTTGGACCAGGGGTTTCTGCGGCTGCAAGGAGTTCTGGCCGCCGCGCCCGAGGACCTCGACGCCGCGTGCGACCAGATCGTGGAAGAGTTGCTCGGCGACAATGGAGTGGCCGACGATGCGGTGTTGCTCGCGATCCGGCGCGTTTCGCTGGTCGGGCAACCGCTCCACCTCTCTCTTCCCGCGCAACCCGAACGGCTCGCCGGGATTCGGAGGATCTTGGGGCGCTGGCTCAGGCAGAACGGCTCTTCCCCGATGGACACGGCCGATATCCTCGTTGCCTGCACCGAGGCCTGCGCGAATGTGATCCAACACGCCTATCCCTCGAAAGATGGCCCAATCGACATCGTCGCCTCAGCCGACGGTGGCGCGATCACGATAGGCGTGCGAGACTTTGGTATCTGGATGCCCGAAGCATCCGCGAGCGATGGCTCGAATCGGGGATTGCTTCTCATGCGGGGACTCATGGACTCGGTCGACGTGGTATCTGGTCCCGAAGGCACGAACGTCCTGATGCGGCGTCGGGTCGGGGAGGCGGCGCAGCGTGGCTGA
- a CDS encoding L,D-transpeptidase — MTRWIRIMALAALLAAGTTFVSGSNKSGAKEPADPVPVLPTAPPTEAPSDPDPAPKMLNPDSANPAGRLIEVSIKGQRLTAWRDGKIIYRFVISTGREGYETPPGHYKILEKYKDRWSRKWSVWMPYAMRFFEGYFLHQLPHKDGSSYNIGAAKLGTPDSHGCIRVDVGDAEQLFKWAKVGTPVWIH; from the coding sequence ATGACACGCTGGATCCGGATCATGGCCCTCGCCGCATTGCTCGCGGCGGGAACGACGTTCGTCTCCGGTTCGAACAAGTCCGGCGCAAAGGAGCCGGCCGACCCGGTCCCCGTTCTTCCCACCGCTCCCCCGACCGAAGCTCCGTCGGACCCGGATCCTGCGCCGAAGATGCTGAACCCCGACTCCGCCAATCCGGCCGGCCGTTTGATCGAGGTGTCGATCAAGGGACAGCGGCTCACGGCATGGCGTGATGGCAAGATCATCTACCGATTCGTCATCTCGACAGGCCGCGAAGGCTACGAGACGCCGCCCGGTCACTACAAGATCCTCGAGAAGTACAAGGATCGCTGGTCGCGCAAGTGGTCCGTGTGGATGCCCTACGCCATGCGCTTCTTCGAGGGCTACTTCCTCCACCAGCTTCCGCACAAGGACGGATCCTCGTACAACATCGGCGCCGCGAAGCTCGGCACCCCCGACAGCCATGGATGCATACGGGTCGACGTCGGGGACGCAGAACAACTATTCAAGTGGGCGAAGGTCGGAACTCCGGTCTGGATCCACTGA
- a CDS encoding sensor histidine kinase — translation MTTTTSNRGSTRAFRHEAHLYAGQDAFVEAMTTFIRAGLEAVEPVLVVVVSSKIELLRDALGSDADEVLFADMGEIGRNPARIIPVWQEFVNGRADGGAVRGIGEPIWAGRTPQEIVEAQRHESLINLAFDGAPAWILCPYDTEAFDAAVIDEALRSHPLVGGDGLGAASSVYRGLGAIAQPFDAALPEPRVVEEVFEVAPGQLEALRLLVSGLAADFGLDRNRTRDLVLAINEVATNTLRHSGGRGTFRTWRDGETLVAEISDHGHIDQPLVGRVAPAPEQETGLGLWIVNQLCDLVQVRSYPGGSIVRIHMARR, via the coding sequence ATGACGACCACGACCTCGAACCGAGGGTCAACACGCGCGTTTCGCCACGAGGCTCATCTGTACGCCGGCCAAGATGCGTTCGTCGAGGCGATGACGACGTTCATTCGGGCTGGTCTCGAAGCCGTCGAGCCCGTTCTTGTGGTCGTTGTCTCTTCCAAGATCGAACTCCTTCGCGACGCACTCGGAAGCGATGCCGATGAGGTTCTGTTCGCCGATATGGGGGAGATCGGACGCAACCCGGCCCGCATCATCCCCGTCTGGCAAGAATTCGTGAACGGGCGGGCGGATGGGGGCGCGGTTCGAGGGATCGGCGAGCCGATCTGGGCGGGTCGGACGCCGCAGGAGATCGTCGAGGCGCAACGTCATGAGTCCTTGATAAACCTGGCATTCGACGGCGCCCCGGCCTGGATCCTCTGCCCTTACGACACCGAGGCCTTCGATGCTGCGGTCATAGACGAGGCCCTCCGAAGCCACCCGCTCGTCGGCGGTGACGGACTCGGCGCCGCGAGCTCTGTCTACCGAGGACTTGGGGCCATCGCCCAACCGTTCGACGCCGCGCTCCCCGAGCCTCGTGTCGTTGAGGAGGTCTTCGAGGTCGCGCCGGGACAGCTCGAAGCTCTTCGTCTGCTCGTCTCCGGCCTTGCCGCCGACTTCGGCCTCGACCGGAACCGCACCCGCGACCTCGTGCTCGCGATCAACGAAGTCGCCACCAACACGCTTCGTCATTCCGGCGGCCGAGGCACCTTTCGGACGTGGCGAGACGGAGAAACGCTGGTAGCGGAGATCAGCGACCACGGGCACATCGACCAGCCGCTCGTCGGCCGTGTAGCTCCCGCCCCAGAGCAGGAAACCGGCCTCGGCCTATGGATCGTGAACCAGCTCTGCGATCTCGTTCAGGTACGTTCGTACCCGGGCGGTTCCATCGTGCGGATCCATATGGCGCGCCGCTAG
- a CDS encoding aspartate-semialdehyde dehydrogenase — translation MPSNVAVVGATGAVGTEMLRILAERSFPLAQLRLIATARSAGRRITHEGEEFVVVEISDRAFEGIDVALFDTPDDAALEWIPRAKAAGAVCIDNSAAWRMDDEVPLIIPEINADAVQEHRGVIANPNCTAVTLLMPLAPLHRAAGCTRVVAASYQSVSGAGVAGVEDLYEQTEKLLPERDAVRRGRVDGFVPAGRAFAHPIAFNVIPHVGSFDAAGTTSEERRVAEETCKILGATIDVFSTCVRVPSIAGHGVAAWAEFSRRVAPDEARRVLASAEGVAVEDEPGSNRYPTILSAAGEDKAFVGRIRSDPANAHALAFFSTCDNLRKGAALNAVQIAELLVARGLI, via the coding sequence ATGCCTTCAAACGTCGCCGTCGTCGGTGCCACCGGCGCGGTCGGAACCGAGATGCTCCGCATCCTCGCCGAGCGGTCGTTCCCGCTCGCGCAACTGCGGCTCATCGCGACGGCCCGCAGCGCCGGCAGGCGGATCACCCATGAAGGTGAAGAGTTCGTCGTCGTAGAGATCTCGGACCGCGCGTTCGAAGGCATCGATGTCGCGCTCTTCGACACTCCCGACGATGCCGCGCTGGAATGGATCCCTCGCGCGAAGGCAGCCGGAGCAGTCTGCATCGACAATTCGGCTGCCTGGCGGATGGACGATGAGGTTCCGCTCATCATCCCTGAGATCAACGCCGACGCCGTGCAAGAACATCGCGGGGTGATCGCGAATCCGAACTGCACCGCCGTGACGCTGCTGATGCCGCTCGCGCCGCTCCACCGGGCCGCGGGATGCACCCGTGTCGTCGCTGCAAGCTATCAATCGGTATCGGGAGCCGGCGTCGCCGGTGTCGAGGATCTCTATGAGCAAACCGAGAAGCTCCTCCCCGAACGCGACGCCGTGCGTCGGGGCCGCGTCGATGGCTTCGTTCCGGCCGGACGCGCGTTCGCTCATCCGATCGCGTTCAACGTCATCCCTCACGTCGGATCGTTCGATGCCGCGGGGACGACGAGCGAGGAGCGGCGTGTGGCCGAGGAGACCTGCAAGATCCTCGGCGCCACGATCGACGTGTTCTCGACGTGTGTCCGTGTCCCTTCGATCGCCGGACACGGCGTGGCTGCGTGGGCAGAGTTCTCCCGCCGAGTCGCGCCCGACGAGGCTCGTCGGGTGCTCGCCTCAGCCGAGGGAGTCGCAGTTGAGGATGAGCCCGGCTCCAACCGATACCCCACGATCCTCAGCGCCGCGGGTGAAGACAAGGCTTTCGTCGGGCGGATCCGATCTGATCCGGCGAATGCCCACGCGCTGGCCTTCTTCTCGACGTGCGACAACCTTCGCAAGGGCGCAGCGCTCAATGCCGTCCAGATCGCGGAACTGCTGGTCGCGCGCGGTTTGATCTGA
- a CDS encoding ATP-binding cassette domain-containing protein translates to MITIAGLRREFGSRRLFEGVDLRVGARDRIAIVGPNGSGKTTLFEMIAGLQEPDAGRIDVVKGAVIGYLAQETDALRGRSVLEEVVAAGAAMDLAGHRLAVLQAELEEMPDGDERRRLLDEYARLHEQFDSLGGWSLETQAKQILAGLG, encoded by the coding sequence ATGATCACGATCGCCGGTCTTCGCCGTGAATTCGGCAGTCGCCGCCTGTTCGAGGGCGTGGACCTTCGGGTCGGGGCTCGCGATCGCATCGCGATTGTCGGACCGAACGGCTCCGGAAAGACCACGCTCTTCGAGATGATCGCCGGCCTACAGGAGCCCGACGCCGGTCGTATCGACGTGGTCAAGGGCGCGGTCATCGGATATCTCGCCCAGGAGACCGATGCGCTCCGGGGCCGGAGCGTTCTCGAGGAGGTCGTGGCGGCAGGCGCGGCGATGGATCTCGCCGGTCACCGGCTGGCCGTGCTCCAAGCGGAACTGGAGGAGATGCCGGATGGAGACGAGCGGCGGCGGTTGCTCGACGAGTATGCGCGCCTGCACGAGCAGTTCGATTCGCTCGGCGGCTGGTCGCTCGAGACGCAGGCCAAGCAGATCCTCGCCGGGCTCGG
- a CDS encoding patatin-like phospholipase family protein — MPPRSRSPRHPRVAFVLGGGGHNGAAEVGMLRALIERDIRPELILGTSVGALNGAAVAFAPTLETVARLREIWLGLDDERIFGGSIFAGAANLVRSRTHMHSNQALRELLEKLLPASRFEDLTVPFQCVAASIERAAEHWFSEGPLVDAILASAAVPAVLPPVTINGEHFVDGGIVNSIPISRAVELGATEIYVLQVGRIESPLTPPKTPLQVGLVAFEIARRHRFARDLATLPQGVTAHVLPTGEPKSPKLTQLNYRDFRAVARRIDRAYRAAVDYLDGTSIPRPTV, encoded by the coding sequence ATGCCTCCTCGGTCCCGCTCTCCTCGACACCCCCGGGTCGCCTTCGTCCTGGGCGGAGGAGGCCACAACGGCGCGGCGGAGGTCGGCATGCTCCGTGCGCTCATCGAGCGGGACATCCGGCCCGAGCTCATCCTGGGAACCTCCGTCGGCGCTCTCAACGGCGCAGCAGTGGCGTTCGCCCCCACGCTGGAGACGGTGGCTCGCCTGCGGGAGATATGGCTCGGTCTGGACGACGAACGCATCTTCGGTGGTTCGATCTTCGCCGGCGCGGCGAATCTCGTGCGCAGCCGCACCCACATGCATTCGAACCAGGCCTTGCGCGAGCTTCTCGAGAAGCTCCTCCCGGCGAGCCGGTTCGAGGATCTCACCGTCCCGTTCCAGTGCGTTGCCGCATCGATCGAGCGCGCCGCGGAGCACTGGTTCTCCGAGGGGCCGCTCGTCGACGCGATCTTGGCATCGGCGGCCGTGCCGGCCGTCCTCCCTCCTGTAACGATCAACGGCGAGCACTTCGTCGACGGCGGGATCGTCAACAGCATCCCGATCTCGCGGGCCGTCGAACTCGGCGCGACCGAGATCTACGTTCTTCAGGTGGGCCGGATCGAAAGTCCGTTGACCCCTCCGAAGACCCCACTCCAGGTCGGCCTCGTCGCGTTCGAGATCGCTCGACGCCACCGGTTCGCGCGCGATCTCGCAACCTTGCCACAGGGCGTCACCGCCCACGTCCTGCCTACCGGCGAGCCCAAGTCCCCGAAGCTCACCCAGCTGAACTACCGGGACTTCCGTGCCGTGGCTCGGCGCATCGACCGGGCCTACCGCGCCGCGGTCGACTACCTGGACGGAACCTCGATTCCTCGCCCAACGGTCTGA
- the soxR gene encoding redox-sensitive transcriptional activator SoxR, which translates to MDSSDLLTVGEVADRSGFAPSALRYYEREGLLRAQRTEGHQRRYERGVLRRLAFIRAARNIGLGLEEIRSELSRLPKSRTPTVADWNKISRGWRRRLDGQIEALVALRDGLDSCIGCGCLSLVRCRFSNPQDVAAEDGPGAVYLPVGLREPVDPG; encoded by the coding sequence GTGGATTCTTCGGATCTCCTGACCGTCGGTGAGGTGGCAGATCGCAGCGGGTTCGCTCCGTCCGCGCTGCGCTATTACGAGCGGGAAGGGCTGCTGCGAGCCCAGCGCACGGAGGGACATCAACGCCGGTATGAGCGAGGTGTCCTTCGACGGCTGGCGTTCATCCGTGCGGCCCGCAACATCGGTCTGGGCCTCGAGGAGATCCGGTCCGAACTCTCGAGGCTCCCGAAGTCGAGAACGCCCACCGTCGCCGACTGGAACAAGATCTCTCGCGGTTGGCGCCGGCGTCTCGACGGTCAGATAGAGGCGCTCGTCGCTCTGCGCGATGGGCTCGACTCGTGCATCGGCTGTGGGTGTCTGTCGCTGGTTCGGTGCCGGTTCTCGAATCCGCAAGACGTCGCCGCTGAGGACGGACCGGGAGCCGTCTACCTTCCCGTCGGCTTGCGGGAGCCGGTCGATCCCGGCTGA